The proteins below come from a single Candidatus Limnocylindria bacterium genomic window:
- a CDS encoding SAM-dependent methyltransferase, with protein sequence MGGCCRPGDYDKLFDEKNARAKAREYARKGLTDDARRIVDFVRARMSPGYSVLEVGGGVGAIQLELLRDGAARALNVELATQYEHVASELIRERGLGDQMERRLGDFVREADAIPAADVVVLQRVVCCYPDADALVGAAADHARRLLLLTFPVERWWIRVGLAAGNAWFRLRGSTFRSFVHSTAAVLATAERHGMRLAEHRHGLIWQVLAFERTG encoded by the coding sequence GTGGGCGGATGCTGCCGCCCCGGCGACTATGACAAGCTCTTTGACGAGAAGAACGCCAGGGCGAAGGCGCGAGAGTACGCACGTAAGGGTCTGACCGACGATGCGCGGCGCATCGTCGATTTCGTACGCGCGCGCATGTCACCTGGATACAGCGTGCTCGAGGTCGGCGGTGGCGTTGGCGCGATACAGCTCGAGCTGCTGCGAGACGGAGCGGCTCGCGCGTTGAATGTCGAGCTCGCGACGCAATACGAACACGTGGCTTCCGAGCTGATCCGCGAGCGAGGGCTCGGCGACCAGATGGAACGGCGTCTCGGCGATTTCGTGCGCGAGGCCGACGCCATCCCGGCCGCGGACGTCGTTGTGTTGCAACGAGTGGTGTGTTGCTATCCGGACGCAGACGCGCTCGTTGGCGCGGCCGCCGATCACGCGCGCCGCCTTCTGCTCCTTACGTTCCCCGTCGAGCGGTGGTGGATCCGCGTCGGTCTAGCCGCGGGGAACGCATGGTTCCGGCTGCGCGGCAGCACGTTTCGATCGTTCGTCCACTCGACGGCCGCGGTGCTCGCGACCGCGGAGCGACACGGAATGCGGCTCGCCGAACATCGCCACGGGTTGATCTGGCAGGTCCTCGCGTTCGAGAGGACGGGCTAG